One window of Halodesulfovibrio sp. MK-HDV genomic DNA carries:
- a CDS encoding non-ribosomal peptide synthetase/type I polyketide synthase translates to MSLSSPISSLQKTIYHWLLADLQQTLSSSVCPDTPLSDQGMSSIQIVQLTERLEKQFVLSLTPSFAFTHATVRALSFAAATIALPQTDVGSVTTHAPHEPVAIVGMSCNMPNGCTSPEAFWELIVSGENGLTTIPENRWNTAQFFDEEKQVGKSYVKMGGFLDDVDAFDADFFGISPREAIMIDPQHRVLLETTWHAIEQAGISPRSLSGSSTGVFMGISGCDYAQRVLACKNDLSMHAVTGTFTSIAAQRISYHLDLHGPSMVVDTASSASLSAIHTAAQSIRSGECSTAVAGGVNLILSPEMHIACSQANLMADDACCKTFDNRADGYIRSEGCGVLVLKSLSKAKADNDTILATIIGSGMNQDGQSNGITAPNGDAQRALLKHVLDVADVPQESVQYIEAHGTGTALGDPIELTAIAETYGETTREHSIVVSSTKPCMGHAESAAGIASVIKTILAMNKNTIPAQYGFSSLNHRVKSIANKFIVPSENITWTSLVADSSSPLRAGVSGFSIGGTNVHILLEKDQADVVKKHASQKSPTDSPLLYALAIGSLSPERLADRCHSVAEHLATISEDHFSAFANGCAAAMQYERVRTVVSADSYEELLVTLRNTTADSFAHIAPISDAPAINAFVFSGQGAQREGMGKELYQCFPVFKEAIDACASVTKDLLSVDLRELLFESPQGMLNETCYTQPVLFAYEYALAKLLQSWGVEPDILMGHSIGEYVAACIGGVFSLSDALSLVVLRGKLIHQLPKDGGMLAILASNDVAQNFVNRATSAGFSVDIAAINTPTNIVLSGKTQALEYIADLAEQESVRAVRLAVSHAFHSCLLDPVLDEFYEAARNISYHPPVIPLISNISGTIADRDVIQTPEYWRDHLRNPVLFALGIQTVVGMGAESIIEVGPLPTLTNMGKQCVTQMDLRWVSYPSGGIIPSTASAAGLFLNQLVEKGYALNWESIYPSVKKVSLSLTPFIKTRFLLPAFDGAHTDIAGSMSATARIDTALELENSNNIVHKGHPLLQWIAKELWNTPEAIALDRPLGSQGVDSLMGFRLIEQIQGATGVSISLSKLMQGATPAELIADIDAATDVRWADQNENIESAQAIHNLAAQNITLSYVEEKRSKFAPEWARYSPFPLTDIQHAYWIGREDTGTGNVSCHLYLELDCAEYDTERAHYAVNALIERHEMLRAVIHENGMQQVLPRVPEYRIAETTLVEATAEKTLCATRGVMSHTVHDSSQWPLFELRASHKPDGTIRLHISFDLLIGDGLSLLVLAQDLATLYNEYSSTGVGCSSLAPLTLSFRECVLADQARHATEGYESAKTYWLNKLTDIAPAPELPLRAHPEDTRIFKRRSGKLPAQQWNNIKQIAKELNLTPSGLLLSAFSEVLNLWSKSSEFSVTLTMFNRPSGHADAQLIAGDFTSALIHSVDMKAGKTFAERAQAVQTNLWADLEHRSYSGVRVLRQLRSQNLPSAMPVVFTSMLPITTQEPKGFYPENLDEGFILDVPYGVFQTPQVFFDHQAWEESGNLRWNWDTVEGRYPEGLLDSMMESYTVFLENLAQFSHTWSAPQPCVLPPYQQAKRLVANDTATALPKGLLHAPVLQRITDHPEAPAVVFDEETVSYGSLGQSVAGIVKRLGQFEIASEELIAIALPKHWAQVSSTLAILQLGAAYLPIDPSLPQSRVSAILEQGNVRFVLMLEEQQGTLIVPEHVTCIPVDTLSSTVPLSLPDYPASQLAYVIFTSGSTGTPKGVAISHAAARNTCEDMNRRFAVTARDAVLGIARLNFDLSVYDIFGVLGAGGTLVFPAQDQLRDPDEWIRLITLHGVTMWNSVPAQMQMLVASLEQQSQPSDLGMLRLSIMSGDWIPTTLPERSKVVLPLTELHSLGGATEASIWSIHHPIKDVSSDWASIPYGSAMANQTFHVLGQQGEVCPDWVTGELYIGGVGLASEYYKDKQKTAAAFVLHPQTKERLYRTGDLGRWHPNGYIEFIGREDFQIKIRGHRIELGDIEAAVRNVEGISDVIAIAVSRSSGVHMIAVFVIASSNTSGAVESIVAHCEETLPDYMQPGAIILRDSWPLTPSGKVDRKQLVVSDDALLQPANGEMEDIVLPVTPEEAQLQEIWENLLGISIPSVTSQFFALGGDSLLAIKLASAIRTSLRKNLPLGKVFELATIKEQVTWLASQPHIVDELPTPKHVPENQFAPFPLTEIQQAYWMGRGDIYALGNISTHIYLEIDTSLTDSQLLKESWNTLIQHHPMLRAIVTKDGAQQILDTVPTYSFAELDLREQSVAMTKQGLANTRNVLSHQVIDTDVWPLFDIRLSRLEEATTRIHLSFDALCVDIWSLFLLLDEWHKLYTTAGDTAVLSKQGLRFRDYVNAVEEFRSSTTYATAKKYWCSRISSIPSGPELPLQKQPSEIATPHFTRLEHRFEEAMWRKLKQRAASEGITPSSLLCAAYTKVLARWSKSSDFSINLTLFNRLPIHEDVNQIVGDFTSLTLLEVHDVNSSFSEHAKTLQQQLWKDLDHRDFSGVEVMREIARANGENHAVIPVVFTSAIGSEALGRDASAIDKIGKQQFCLTQTPQVWLDHQVYENKGDLIFNWDFVKELFPHNLIEDMFSAYVSMLEALADDAGWKTTDLVALPEEQALRRVTYNNEALSIPQGNHHRLISSGFTGFANTHPEASAVVTPSRTLSYGDLHAYSCAVAEYLSSNGVQVGSSVAVVIPRCCEQVAAVMGVIYAGCNYVPISPENPAQRTSLILESASITHVLTLSKLVSSLQLPSNVLPVAVDSLTFDASAPIAWEIPQTSPLSPAYCIFTSGSTGTPKGVVLNHAGPCNTFDDLKERFRLTPQDRVLGLANLTFDLSVFDIFGILDAGGTLVFPEPEREKDPVRWLALLEEHGVSVWNTVPMMMELLVEYCEMRGEKLPASLRLVMMSGDWIPLSLPERIAALSSRCEVISLGGATEGSIWSILYPIKEHNAEWNSIPYGFPMHNQEFHVLDRNLCAMPEWAVGELYIGGEGLALEYLGDAQKTAEHFIVHPQTNRRLYRTGDLGFFHPDGTIRFVGRNDTQIKLRGHRIELGEVESAVNGSSAINHSVAVVTDDGQNKSLVLYCQAVSTEQLALAANDLCETAVSSAVSTRLQLTMQLEDALPKYMLPDYLIFVDTFPLTSNGKINRKQLPTAESSDVFAPPSSFSMQEDTVQTLMNAKNFTTYSTQITDLASVIEQKLSELANISCHDHQTSFFELGANSLHLIRLQNALMQHLDISIDAVMLFANPTIEQLAVALHGLQHPVTESTLHVQAEVLPDGAEPAPRSPRKRKRVKHHRES, encoded by the coding sequence ATGTCATTATCCTCCCCTATCTCATCTCTTCAAAAGACCATTTATCACTGGCTTCTTGCAGATCTGCAACAAACGCTCAGCAGCTCTGTTTGCCCAGATACTCCATTATCGGATCAAGGGATGAGTTCTATTCAAATTGTGCAACTTACCGAAAGGCTCGAAAAGCAATTTGTATTGTCACTTACTCCTTCATTTGCGTTTACTCACGCTACCGTGCGGGCGTTATCGTTCGCGGCGGCGACTATTGCCTTGCCGCAAACTGATGTAGGGTCTGTAACTACACATGCTCCACACGAACCGGTTGCGATTGTGGGCATGTCTTGCAATATGCCAAATGGCTGTACTTCTCCAGAAGCCTTCTGGGAACTTATTGTCAGTGGCGAAAACGGTCTGACAACCATCCCGGAAAATAGATGGAATACTGCTCAGTTTTTTGATGAAGAAAAGCAGGTGGGCAAAAGCTATGTGAAGATGGGGGGATTTCTTGACGATGTAGATGCTTTTGATGCGGATTTTTTTGGAATTTCCCCGCGTGAAGCGATCATGATTGACCCGCAACATCGTGTCTTACTCGAAACCACATGGCACGCTATTGAACAGGCTGGGATTTCCCCGCGAAGCCTTTCTGGATCAAGTACAGGTGTTTTTATGGGGATCAGTGGCTGCGATTACGCACAGCGTGTGTTGGCGTGTAAAAATGATCTATCTATGCATGCGGTCACAGGAACATTTACAAGTATTGCGGCTCAACGAATTTCATATCATTTGGACCTGCACGGACCGAGCATGGTTGTTGATACTGCCTCATCTGCCTCTCTTTCAGCTATTCATACGGCCGCTCAGTCTATTCGTTCCGGTGAATGCTCTACTGCCGTTGCAGGTGGTGTGAACCTGATTCTCTCACCGGAAATGCATATTGCATGTTCACAAGCAAATTTAATGGCAGATGATGCATGTTGCAAAACATTTGATAATCGCGCAGACGGCTATATTCGTTCGGAAGGTTGTGGTGTGCTGGTGCTTAAAAGTCTTTCTAAGGCAAAAGCAGACAATGACACCATTCTTGCCACAATTATTGGTTCTGGAATGAATCAGGATGGTCAGAGCAATGGTATAACTGCCCCGAATGGTGACGCGCAACGCGCCTTATTGAAGCATGTGTTGGATGTTGCCGATGTTCCACAAGAAAGTGTCCAGTACATAGAAGCACACGGAACGGGAACGGCTCTGGGTGATCCTATTGAACTGACTGCAATTGCTGAGACGTATGGTGAAACAACCCGTGAACATTCCATTGTTGTTAGCTCCACAAAGCCATGTATGGGGCATGCTGAATCCGCTGCAGGTATAGCAAGCGTCATCAAAACGATTCTTGCTATGAACAAGAATACGATTCCCGCACAATATGGATTTTCATCGTTAAACCATCGTGTGAAATCTATCGCTAACAAATTTATTGTTCCTAGTGAAAACATCACTTGGACAAGTCTTGTTGCGGATAGCTCCTCCCCACTGCGTGCAGGGGTAAGTGGTTTCAGCATTGGTGGAACAAACGTTCATATTTTGCTTGAAAAAGATCAGGCAGATGTTGTGAAAAAACATGCTTCTCAAAAGAGTCCAACTGACTCGCCTTTGCTTTACGCTCTTGCAATTGGCAGCCTCTCCCCTGAAAGGCTTGCAGATCGTTGCCACAGCGTCGCAGAGCATCTAGCTACTATTTCTGAAGATCATTTTTCTGCCTTTGCGAACGGTTGCGCCGCTGCAATGCAGTATGAACGTGTACGAACAGTTGTGTCAGCCGATTCGTATGAAGAATTATTAGTGACCTTACGGAACACTACAGCCGATTCTTTCGCACATATTGCGCCAATTTCTGACGCCCCCGCTATCAATGCGTTTGTTTTTTCCGGACAAGGCGCACAGCGTGAAGGGATGGGAAAAGAACTATATCAATGCTTCCCTGTTTTCAAAGAGGCAATTGATGCGTGCGCTTCAGTTACAAAGGATCTGCTTTCGGTTGATCTTAGAGAACTGCTTTTTGAAAGCCCGCAAGGAATGCTCAATGAGACCTGCTACACGCAGCCGGTTCTTTTTGCCTATGAATATGCTTTAGCAAAGTTACTGCAAAGCTGGGGGGTTGAGCCGGACATTCTGATGGGACACAGCATTGGTGAATATGTTGCTGCATGCATCGGTGGCGTATTTTCTTTGTCCGACGCACTTTCTTTGGTAGTACTTCGCGGAAAACTTATTCATCAGCTCCCTAAAGATGGCGGTATGCTTGCTATCTTGGCATCAAATGATGTTGCTCAAAATTTTGTAAATCGTGCGACTTCGGCTGGATTCAGTGTTGATATAGCCGCAATAAATACTCCGACAAATATTGTGCTGAGTGGGAAAACTCAAGCGCTCGAATACATAGCCGACCTCGCAGAGCAAGAGAGCGTGCGCGCCGTTCGTCTTGCGGTTTCTCATGCTTTTCATTCTTGCCTGCTCGATCCAGTTCTTGATGAATTTTACGAAGCAGCCCGAAACATTTCGTATCACCCACCAGTTATCCCGCTGATATCTAATATCTCCGGAACAATTGCAGATAGAGATGTTATACAAACTCCTGAGTATTGGCGCGATCATCTTCGTAATCCAGTACTTTTTGCGCTAGGAATACAGACTGTTGTCGGAATGGGGGCTGAGAGCATAATTGAAGTTGGGCCGTTGCCAACTTTGACGAATATGGGCAAGCAATGCGTTACACAAATGGATCTACGATGGGTTTCTTACCCTTCTGGCGGCATTATTCCTTCAACAGCATCTGCTGCGGGGCTATTCCTTAATCAACTCGTTGAAAAAGGGTATGCTCTTAACTGGGAATCCATTTACCCTTCTGTAAAAAAAGTTTCTTTGTCTCTTACCCCATTTATAAAAACACGTTTTCTTCTCCCTGCCTTTGATGGAGCGCATACCGATATTGCAGGAAGCATGTCGGCAACCGCACGTATAGACACGGCTTTAGAATTAGAGAACTCCAACAACATTGTGCATAAGGGGCATCCCTTGTTGCAATGGATCGCAAAAGAGTTATGGAACACCCCAGAAGCCATTGCACTTGATCGCCCTTTAGGCTCTCAAGGCGTTGATTCTTTGATGGGCTTTCGGTTGATTGAACAAATTCAGGGTGCGACTGGCGTTTCCATCTCACTCTCAAAGCTTATGCAGGGTGCAACTCCCGCAGAGCTCATTGCAGACATTGATGCAGCAACTGACGTACGTTGGGCAGATCAGAACGAAAACATTGAGTCTGCGCAGGCCATCCATAACCTTGCTGCTCAGAATATTACGCTTTCATACGTGGAGGAAAAACGAAGCAAATTCGCTCCAGAGTGGGCGCGCTATTCCCCATTCCCTCTTACAGATATTCAGCATGCATACTGGATTGGACGTGAGGACACTGGAACCGGCAATGTTTCATGCCATCTGTACCTTGAACTTGATTGCGCTGAATATGATACAGAGCGTGCCCATTATGCGGTTAATGCATTAATTGAACGACATGAAATGCTTCGGGCAGTCATTCATGAAAACGGTATGCAGCAGGTTTTACCAAGGGTTCCAGAGTATCGCATCGCAGAAACTACACTTGTTGAAGCGACTGCTGAGAAAACATTGTGTGCAACTCGTGGTGTAATGTCACACACTGTGCACGATAGTTCTCAATGGCCGTTGTTTGAGTTGCGTGCCTCTCATAAGCCAGATGGTACAATCAGGTTACATATCAGCTTTGATCTACTTATAGGTGATGGCTTGAGCTTGCTTGTTCTCGCACAGGATTTGGCGACACTGTACAACGAATATTCATCAACAGGCGTAGGTTGTTCAAGCCTTGCGCCTCTGACTTTGTCCTTTAGGGAGTGTGTACTTGCTGATCAGGCACGGCATGCAACTGAAGGATATGAGTCAGCCAAAACGTATTGGTTGAACAAGCTTACTGACATTGCGCCTGCACCAGAGTTGCCATTAAGAGCACATCCTGAAGATACCAGAATCTTTAAACGGCGTAGCGGTAAGCTTCCTGCCCAGCAATGGAACAATATAAAACAGATCGCAAAAGAACTGAACTTAACTCCTTCTGGACTGTTATTGTCGGCGTTTTCTGAGGTGTTGAATTTATGGAGCAAGTCTTCAGAGTTTTCAGTGACACTGACCATGTTCAATCGTCCAAGCGGACATGCAGATGCTCAATTAATTGCAGGTGACTTTACTTCTGCCCTAATCCACTCCGTTGATATGAAAGCAGGCAAAACCTTTGCCGAACGGGCTCAGGCTGTTCAGACAAATCTTTGGGCTGATCTTGAGCATCGCAGCTATTCAGGTGTTCGTGTTTTACGACAGTTACGTTCTCAAAATCTACCATCTGCAATGCCTGTTGTGTTTACCAGCATGCTTCCTATAACAACTCAGGAACCTAAAGGCTTTTATCCTGAAAACTTGGATGAAGGTTTTATTCTTGATGTTCCGTACGGTGTTTTTCAGACACCTCAGGTCTTTTTTGATCATCAAGCATGGGAAGAATCCGGAAATCTTCGCTGGAACTGGGATACTGTTGAAGGACGATACCCTGAGGGTCTACTCGATAGTATGATGGAGAGCTACACCGTCTTTCTTGAAAATTTGGCGCAGTTTAGTCATACGTGGTCAGCGCCACAACCATGCGTACTGCCACCATATCAGCAAGCAAAGAGGCTTGTTGCCAACGATACCGCAACGGCGTTGCCTAAAGGGCTGTTGCATGCGCCTGTTTTGCAGCGAATTACAGATCATCCAGAGGCTCCTGCTGTTGTTTTTGATGAAGAAACAGTTTCTTATGGCAGTCTAGGTCAGTCTGTCGCGGGAATTGTTAAACGGCTTGGACAATTCGAAATTGCATCTGAAGAACTTATTGCTATCGCACTGCCTAAACATTGGGCGCAAGTGAGCTCCACTCTAGCCATTCTTCAGTTGGGTGCAGCATATTTGCCTATAGACCCTAGCCTTCCACAAAGCAGAGTCTCTGCCATCCTTGAACAGGGTAATGTCCGATTTGTCCTGATGCTTGAAGAACAACAGGGAACCCTGATTGTTCCAGAGCATGTCACTTGTATCCCCGTAGACACTCTTTCTAGTACTGTGCCACTCAGCTTGCCAGATTACCCAGCATCTCAGCTGGCGTACGTAATTTTCACTTCCGGTTCTACAGGTACGCCAAAAGGCGTCGCCATCAGTCATGCGGCAGCGCGTAATACTTGTGAGGATATGAATAGGCGTTTTGCGGTAACAGCACGAGATGCTGTTCTCGGTATTGCTCGGCTCAATTTTGATTTGTCTGTGTATGACATCTTTGGAGTGCTTGGTGCCGGTGGAACACTTGTATTTCCGGCTCAGGATCAACTTCGCGACCCTGATGAATGGATTCGTTTGATTACACTGCATGGCGTTACTATGTGGAACTCTGTTCCGGCGCAAATGCAGATGCTTGTTGCTTCGCTCGAACAACAAAGCCAGCCGTCAGATCTTGGCATGTTAAGGCTGTCAATCATGAGCGGAGACTGGATTCCGACAACACTACCGGAACGTTCCAAAGTCGTACTGCCGTTAACGGAACTACATAGCCTTGGAGGCGCTACAGAAGCGTCAATATGGTCGATCCATCACCCTATTAAAGATGTCTCATCTGACTGGGCAAGTATCCCTTATGGCTCCGCCATGGCAAACCAGACGTTCCACGTGCTCGGTCAACAGGGTGAAGTTTGCCCAGACTGGGTAACTGGAGAATTGTATATTGGCGGAGTCGGACTTGCTTCTGAATATTACAAGGATAAGCAAAAAACTGCTGCCGCTTTTGTCTTGCATCCACAAACCAAGGAACGCCTGTATCGTACTGGGGACTTAGGTCGCTGGCATCCGAACGGATATATTGAGTTCATCGGGCGAGAAGATTTTCAGATAAAAATTCGAGGCCATCGTATTGAACTTGGCGATATTGAAGCAGCGGTTCGAAATGTTGAAGGAATTTCAGACGTAATAGCCATAGCTGTTTCTCGTTCCTCCGGTGTTCATATGATTGCAGTTTTTGTGATTGCTTCAAGCAATACATCTGGAGCTGTTGAATCTATCGTAGCTCATTGTGAAGAGACCCTCCCCGACTATATGCAGCCTGGGGCGATTATTCTACGCGATAGTTGGCCTTTAACTCCAAGTGGAAAAGTAGATCGCAAGCAGCTTGTGGTTTCTGATGATGCCTTGTTGCAGCCAGCGAATGGTGAAATGGAAGATATTGTTCTTCCTGTCACGCCTGAAGAAGCTCAGCTTCAAGAAATATGGGAAAATCTTTTAGGAATCAGTATTCCTTCTGTAACGTCACAGTTTTTTGCGCTCGGTGGTGATTCCTTGCTCGCAATTAAGCTTGCGAGTGCAATTCGCACTTCACTGAGAAAAAATCTTCCCCTTGGAAAGGTTTTTGAACTGGCAACAATTAAGGAGCAAGTGACTTGGCTTGCAAGTCAGCCGCATATTGTTGACGAACTCCCGACTCCAAAGCATGTGCCTGAAAATCAATTTGCGCCGTTTCCTCTTACAGAAATCCAACAGGCGTATTGGATGGGGCGTGGCGATATCTATGCTCTTGGCAATATTTCCACTCATATCTACTTGGAAATAGACACGTCACTTACAGATTCACAGTTGCTTAAAGAAAGCTGGAATACACTGATTCAGCACCACCCTATGCTGCGCGCTATTGTCACCAAAGATGGAGCCCAGCAAATTCTGGATACTGTTCCAACGTATTCCTTTGCTGAGCTAGATTTGCGTGAACAATCTGTTGCTATGACGAAACAAGGTTTGGCTAATACCCGAAACGTCCTCTCGCATCAGGTGATTGATACAGACGTCTGGCCACTGTTTGACATCAGACTTAGCAGACTTGAAGAGGCTACAACCCGCATTCATTTAAGCTTTGATGCGTTGTGTGTGGATATTTGGAGCCTATTTCTGTTGCTTGACGAATGGCACAAACTTTACACCACGGCTGGTGACACTGCGGTTCTTTCTAAACAAGGGCTACGGTTCAGAGATTACGTTAATGCAGTTGAAGAATTTCGATCCAGTACCACCTACGCAACGGCGAAAAAATATTGGTGCTCCCGAATTTCGTCGATCCCTTCCGGCCCTGAGCTGCCGCTACAAAAACAACCGTCTGAAATTGCGACACCGCATTTTACACGCCTTGAGCATCGTTTTGAAGAAGCCATGTGGAGAAAGCTAAAGCAGCGTGCAGCTTCTGAAGGGATTACTCCATCATCTTTGCTTTGCGCAGCATATACCAAAGTGCTTGCCCGTTGGAGTAAGTCTTCAGACTTTTCCATAAACCTTACGTTATTTAACCGTCTCCCTATTCATGAAGATGTGAACCAGATTGTGGGTGATTTTACGTCACTTACGCTTCTCGAAGTGCATGATGTTAACAGTTCCTTCAGCGAGCATGCCAAAACTTTGCAACAACAGCTTTGGAAGGATTTGGATCATCGTGACTTTAGTGGTGTAGAAGTGATGCGTGAAATAGCTCGTGCTAATGGCGAAAACCACGCAGTTATCCCTGTTGTCTTTACAAGTGCCATTGGTTCAGAAGCGCTTGGTAGAGATGCTTCCGCCATCGACAAAATAGGGAAACAGCAATTCTGCCTTACACAAACTCCACAAGTATGGCTTGATCATCAGGTTTACGAAAATAAAGGCGACCTCATTTTCAACTGGGATTTTGTTAAAGAGCTTTTTCCGCATAATCTGATTGAAGATATGTTTTCTGCATATGTTTCAATGTTAGAGGCACTAGCTGATGATGCAGGCTGGAAGACAACGGACCTCGTTGCGCTCCCAGAAGAACAAGCACTACGGCGTGTAACGTACAACAACGAGGCGCTTTCTATCCCGCAAGGAAACCATCATCGATTGATTTCCTCTGGATTCACCGGTTTTGCAAACACGCATCCTGAAGCATCTGCGGTTGTAACACCCTCCAGAACTTTGAGTTATGGTGATCTACATGCATATTCGTGTGCTGTAGCAGAATATTTAAGTTCTAATGGTGTGCAAGTCGGCAGCTCAGTTGCAGTTGTTATTCCACGTTGTTGCGAACAGGTTGCGGCAGTCATGGGCGTTATTTATGCAGGATGCAATTACGTACCGATTTCACCAGAAAACCCTGCACAGCGTACAAGCCTTATTCTTGAAAGCGCCAGCATTACGCACGTTCTCACCCTTTCAAAACTTGTGTCTTCCTTACAACTTCCAAGCAATGTTTTGCCTGTTGCTGTGGACTCTCTCACGTTTGACGCAAGTGCACCAATTGCGTGGGAGATCCCACAAACTTCACCGCTCTCCCCTGCGTATTGTATTTTCACATCCGGTTCCACGGGAACTCCTAAAGGGGTGGTGCTCAACCATGCCGGCCCTTGCAATACTTTTGATGATTTGAAAGAGCGTTTTCGCCTCACACCACAGGACCGTGTCCTTGGATTGGCAAACTTAACGTTCGACCTGTCAGTCTTCGATATCTTTGGAATCCTTGACGCTGGAGGCACTCTTGTATTTCCAGAGCCTGAGAGAGAAAAAGACCCAGTGCGTTGGCTTGCCCTACTCGAAGAACATGGTGTTTCTGTTTGGAATACTGTGCCGATGATGATGGAGTTACTTGTTGAATATTGTGAGATGCGAGGTGAAAAACTTCCAGCTTCACTTCGACTCGTAATGATGAGTGGTGATTGGATTCCGCTTTCACTGCCGGAACGAATTGCGGCGCTCTCTTCACGTTGTGAGGTCATATCTTTGGGCGGTGCGACTGAAGGTTCTATTTGGTCAATTCTGTACCCGATTAAAGAACATAATGCGGAATGGAATAGCATTCCGTACGGATTTCCGATGCATAATCAGGAGTTTCATGTTCTGGATCGGAACCTTTGTGCAATGCCTGAATGGGCTGTTGGTGAGTTGTATATTGGTGGCGAAGGTCTGGCTCTCGAATATCTTGGAGACGCACAGAAGACTGCTGAGCACTTCATTGTACATCCGCAAACAAACAGGCGTTTGTACCGCACTGGTGATTTGGGCTTTTTCCATCCAGATGGAACTATCAGATTTGTTGGTCGTAATGACACACAGATTAAACTCCGTGGGCATCGTATTGAGTTAGGAGAAGTTGAGTCTGCTGTTAATGGGTCATCTGCAATTAATCATTCAGTAGCGGTTGTAACTGACGATGGGCAGAACAAGTCTCTTGTTTTGTATTGTCAGGCGGTGTCGACTGAACAGCTTGCTCTTGCTGCAAATGACCTTTGCGAAACAGCTGTTTCATCAGCAGTAAGTACACGACTTCAGCTCACAATGCAGCTTGAGGACGCCCTGCCTAAGTATATGCTGCCAGACTATCTCATATTTGTAGATACCTTCCCGCTCACCTCGAATGGGAAGATCAATAGAAAGCAACTTCCAACGGCTGAAAGTTCGGACGTATTTGCTCCGCCGAGCTCTTTTTCTATGCAAGAAGACACAGTGCAAACATTGATGAATGCAAAGAACTTCACGACTTACAGTACGCAGATTACGGATCTGGCAAGCGTTATCGAGCAAAAGCTTTCTGAGTTAGCAAACATTTCATGCCATGATCATCAAACGAGCTTTTTTGAACTTGGCGCGAATTCTCTTCACTTAATTCGTTTGCAAAATGCTTTGATGCAGCATCTGGACATTTCTATTGATGCCGTAATGCTATTTGCAAATCCCACAATCGAGCAGCTTGCTGTGGCGCTCCATGGTTTGCAGCACCCTGTTACAGAATCAACATTACATGTTCAGGCGGAAGTTTTGCCAGATGGGGCTGAACCTGCCCCTCGTTCGCCTCGTAAGCGGAAACGTGTTAAACACCACCGCGAGTCATAA